CCACCACCTCGACCGCGACCGGCTGTGTCTGGCCCACGCCCTGCGTTCGGCGGCCGGGTATGTGGGCGTGCTCGGCCCCCGCTCGCGCGCCGAGGACCTGCTGCGGGCGCTGGCGGCGGCGGGAGAGGCCTTCACGCCGGGGCAGCTGGCCCGCCTGCGCTCGCCGGTCGGGTTGCGCCTGGGCGCCGAGGCTCCCGAGGAGGTCGCCCTGAGCATCCTGGCTGAGCTGATGGCCTGGCGCCGGGGCTACGGCGGTGGCTTTCTCAGCGGCCACGCGGGCCGCATCCACGACGCGCCGACCCACGCGGCGGCGCCCCGTCTGCCCGCAGCGCCCTGAGCCGGACGGGGAACAACACCGGGCCGCCCGCACGCCGTAGGCTGGGGCGCATGACTCCGTCTCCGCCGCCCCCTCCCGTGATTCGCCCGCTGTGGGTGGCGCTGGGCTTCGTGCTGACCGGGCTGGGGTTCGTGGGGCTGATCCTGCCGGGGTTGCCGGGCACGGTGTGGTTCGTGCTGGCGGCGGGCGCTTTTGCGCGTGGCAACCCGAAGTGGGAGGCCTGGCTGCTCTCGCGCCCGGTGGTGGGCGGGCTGGTGCGCGACTTCCGCGAGGGCCGGGGGATGCCGCTGCGGGCCAAGTGGCTCGCCTGCACCTGCATCGCGCTGGCGGTGGCCTGGAGCCTCACGCGCATTCCGGTGCTGGCCGGACAGGTCGCCTGGGTGCTGGTGGCGCTGGCGGGTATCCTCTACATCACGCTGTGGATTCCGACACGCCGCCCCTGACCCCTGAGATGCCCATCCCCCAGACGCCCACCCCCGAGCCGCGCAGGCCGCTGCTGCTGGTGTTCCTCGCCCTGGGCCTGGGGGCAGTGGTGACCCGGGTCCGTATCCGCCGCAGCGAGGGGCGCTACCCGCCGCACGGGCGGGTGCTCGACCTCGCCGACGGGCCGACCCACGTCATCGAGGGCGGCACCCCGGGCGCCCCCCCGGCCGTGCTGATTCACGGCAGCGACGGGGTGGCGCTGGACTGGCCGGTCTCGCCGCTGTGGGACGAGCTGGCCCCCGAGGCCCGGTTGATCGCGCCCGACCGCCCCGGCCACGGCCACACGCCCGCGCGCCCCGGCTCGCCCGTCACGGTCGAGGTCAACGTGCGGCGGCTGCGGCAACTGCTCGACGCGCTGGACCTGCCCGGCCCGGTCACGTTGCTGGGGCATTCCTACGGGGCGGCGGTCGCGCTGGCTTTTGCCGCCGCGTATCCGGAGCGGGTCCGGGCGCTGGTGCTGGTGTCGCCCACCGCCTTTCCGGCGCGCGGCCTGACCCGCCCGCTGGCCTACGTGCCATTGATCCCGGTGCTGGAGACGCTGCTCACGCGGGTGCTGCTGCTCCCGCTGGGCCGGATGGTCGCGTGGCTGGAGGGCGGGCGGGCCTTTCACCCCGCGCCTATCCCCCCGGAGTGGCACGCGATGATGCTGGCCTTCTCGCGCCGCCGGGGGCAGGTTCACGCGCTCGCCTGGGAAAACCGCACCCTGGCCCGCGAACTCGCCCGCCTGCTGCCCGCCTATCCGGGGCTGCGGGTGCCCAGCGTGGTCGTGGCAGGCGCCCACGACCGCCTCGCGCCCGCCGGGGCACACGCGCTGCCGCTGGCGCGGACGCTGCCGCGCGCGGCGCTGCGCTGGCTGCCGGACGGCGGCCACCAGCTGCACTGGACCCATCCCGCCGAGGTCGTGCAGGCGGTGCGCGACGCGCAGGAAATGTGCCAGGCCGAGGCGGACCTTCCACTTGCCCCCCGTGCCCGCCGCTAGACTCCGGCCATGTTAGGAGGCGTGCTCGAGCGGCTGGGCGACTACGGCGACCAGGTGCCGCGCTTCACGCCGCCGCGCTGCCTGCTC
The window above is part of the Deinococcus budaensis genome. Proteins encoded here:
- a CDS encoding YbaN family protein; protein product: MTPSPPPPPVIRPLWVALGFVLTGLGFVGLILPGLPGTVWFVLAAGAFARGNPKWEAWLLSRPVVGGLVRDFREGRGMPLRAKWLACTCIALAVAWSLTRIPVLAGQVAWVLVALAGILYITLWIPTRRP
- a CDS encoding alpha/beta hydrolase, producing the protein MDSDTPPLTPEMPIPQTPTPEPRRPLLLVFLALGLGAVVTRVRIRRSEGRYPPHGRVLDLADGPTHVIEGGTPGAPPAVLIHGSDGVALDWPVSPLWDELAPEARLIAPDRPGHGHTPARPGSPVTVEVNVRRLRQLLDALDLPGPVTLLGHSYGAAVALAFAAAYPERVRALVLVSPTAFPARGLTRPLAYVPLIPVLETLLTRVLLLPLGRMVAWLEGGRAFHPAPIPPEWHAMMLAFSRRRGQVHALAWENRTLARELARLLPAYPGLRVPSVVVAGAHDRLAPAGAHALPLARTLPRAALRWLPDGGHQLHWTHPAEVVQAVRDAQEMCQAEADLPLAPRARR